The following coding sequences are from one Leptolyngbya sp. NIES-3755 window:
- a CDS encoding light-dependent protochlorophyllide reductase (similar to AA sequence:cyanobase_aa:LBDG_07590), with amino-acid sequence MTQDQKPTVVITGASSGVGLYAAKALAKRGWHVVMACRNLEKADQAARSLSMSPDSYTLMHIELGSLESVRKFVTQFRESGKSLDALVCNAAVYLPLLKEPQRSPEGYEISVATNHFGHFLLCNLMLEDLKHSAHADPRLIILGTVTANSKELGGKIPIPAPADLGNLEGFEAGFKAPIAMIDGKPFKAGKAYKDSKLCNMITVRELHRRYHESTGIVFNSLYPGCVADTPLFRNSLPVFQKVFPWFQKNITGGYVSQELAGERVAQVVADPEFKQSGVHWSWGNRQKEGRESFVQELSEKASDDAKGKRMWELSEKLVGLA; translated from the coding sequence ATGACCCAAGATCAAAAACCTACCGTCGTGATTACGGGTGCGTCCTCTGGAGTCGGCTTGTATGCTGCAAAAGCCTTGGCGAAACGAGGATGGCACGTGGTCATGGCTTGCCGCAATTTAGAAAAAGCAGATCAAGCCGCTCGATCGCTTTCGATGTCACCGGACAGCTACACTTTGATGCACATCGAATTGGGTTCGCTTGAGAGTGTTCGCAAGTTTGTGACACAGTTTCGAGAAAGCGGAAAATCTCTGGATGCGTTGGTTTGTAATGCAGCCGTTTATTTGCCTTTGCTCAAAGAACCGCAGCGCAGTCCCGAAGGATACGAAATCAGTGTGGCAACGAATCATTTTGGACACTTCCTACTGTGCAATTTGATGCTGGAAGACCTGAAGCATTCTGCACATGCTGATCCCCGATTAATTATTCTTGGAACCGTCACCGCGAACTCGAAAGAACTGGGCGGTAAGATTCCAATTCCGGCTCCCGCTGACTTGGGCAATTTGGAAGGATTTGAGGCAGGATTCAAAGCCCCGATCGCGATGATTGATGGAAAACCCTTCAAAGCTGGGAAAGCCTACAAAGATAGTAAATTGTGCAACATGATTACGGTGCGCGAACTGCATCGTCGCTATCATGAATCGACCGGGATTGTATTTAACTCGCTCTACCCAGGCTGTGTTGCGGATACGCCGCTATTTCGGAATAGCTTGCCTGTGTTCCAGAAAGTTTTCCCTTGGTTCCAGAAGAACATTACAGGCGGCTATGTCTCTCAAGAACTTGCAGGAGAGCGGGTTGCTCAAGTCGTCGCTGATCCTGAATTTAAGCAATCAGGAGTGCATTGGAGTTGGGGCAATCGTCAGAAAGAAGGACGCGAATCGTTTGTCCAAGAACTTTCCGAAAAGGCGAGTGATGATGCAAAGGGCAAACGCATGTGGGAACTGAGCGAGAAATTAGTCGGATTGGCGTGA
- a CDS encoding hypothetical protein (hypothetical protein Cyan7822_2463;~similar to AA sequence:cyanobase_aa:LBDG_08130) — MRSCILAIGILLANLFPIPPVQAARIACPKEVEPLVQALLPDLPGYANRVSVRSRLGTIRLPRNSVLLAGRPEFQPLPLNSNRPNDPTLKQAFITTLEREIVSGKAIDIQQFHWLFLTQTSEGWQLALMFTRIGTTTPDQPITPPRDSRDGAIGQAIQLWLRDCNAQGIRVKR; from the coding sequence ATGCGATCGTGCATTCTTGCAATCGGCATTCTGCTCGCCAATCTTTTCCCCATTCCCCCAGTTCAAGCGGCTCGAATTGCCTGTCCAAAAGAAGTTGAGCCATTGGTTCAAGCCCTTCTACCTGATTTACCTGGATACGCCAATCGGGTGAGTGTTCGATCGCGTCTCGGAACGATTCGTCTCCCCAGAAATTCCGTTCTTTTGGCAGGACGACCCGAATTTCAACCCTTGCCATTGAATAGTAATAGACCAAATGATCCGACTTTAAAACAAGCATTCATCACGACTTTAGAGCGAGAGATCGTCAGTGGAAAAGCGATCGACATTCAACAATTCCATTGGCTATTTCTCACTCAAACGTCAGAAGGTTGGCAGCTTGCACTGATGTTTACTCGAATTGGCACAACGACCCCAGATCAACCAATCACTCCACCACGAGACAGCCGCGATGGAGCGATCGGACAAGCGATTCAACTTTGGTTACGAGACTGCAATGCTCAAGGCATTCGAGTGAAGCGTTAG
- a CDS encoding nitrite transporter family protein (similar to AA sequence:cyanobase_aa:NIES39_C04900) encodes MLRGLLSFRGPYRILNFAWFAFFLTFVVWFNYAPFSTVIREDLHLTVAQARTIGLCNLALTIPARIIIGMLLDRFGPRITYSALLIYAALPCWAFAAAQTFDQLVWSRLAMGIVGAGFVVGIRLVGEWFSAKQIGLAQGIYGGWGNFGSFASEAFLPLIAFGSAFLYSGHENWRFAIALSGVVSLVFGILFYINVRDTPPGKEYQRPARNGGMEVTSRKSFWALVLTNVPMFAAMGLIAWRLQLVKFLSPSAMYSVWFGLVLLFAVQTYQAFKVNREVVLGEKTYPNRDRYEIGQVFVLELAYAVSFGSELAVVSMLPEFFEHTFNLSHQIAGPVAATYPLMNLIARPAGGLISDRIGSRKWTLTAMIAGVGVGYMVMSQIHSGLPLPIAILLTMGCAFFVFGGAGATFGIAPLIQRRVTGQIAGNIGAYGSVGSVLYATTYSLLPHTGEGSQTFFQVLGIAGIVVAFLCAFLLKEPKATKQEIAEAAMLAH; translated from the coding sequence ATGCTACGCGGATTACTATCATTTCGAGGTCCGTATCGGATCTTAAATTTCGCTTGGTTTGCTTTCTTTCTCACTTTTGTCGTTTGGTTTAACTATGCGCCGTTCTCGACCGTGATTCGAGAAGATCTGCATTTAACCGTTGCTCAAGCCAGAACGATCGGACTGTGTAACTTAGCGCTCACGATTCCAGCCCGAATCATTATTGGAATGTTGCTCGATCGCTTTGGTCCAAGAATTACTTACTCCGCTTTGCTTATCTATGCAGCCCTTCCCTGTTGGGCATTCGCAGCAGCACAAACCTTTGATCAATTGGTCTGGAGCCGATTGGCGATGGGAATTGTGGGAGCCGGTTTTGTGGTTGGGATTCGCCTCGTTGGAGAATGGTTTTCAGCGAAACAGATTGGACTCGCACAAGGCATTTATGGAGGATGGGGAAACTTTGGATCGTTTGCATCAGAGGCTTTCCTACCATTGATCGCATTTGGGAGTGCATTTCTCTATTCGGGACATGAAAATTGGAGATTCGCGATCGCGCTTTCGGGTGTCGTTTCGCTAGTCTTTGGCATTCTGTTTTATATCAATGTTCGCGATACGCCGCCTGGAAAAGAATATCAACGTCCTGCTCGTAATGGTGGCATGGAAGTCACTTCGAGAAAGAGCTTTTGGGCATTGGTTCTGACAAATGTGCCGATGTTTGCAGCAATGGGCTTAATTGCTTGGCGATTACAGTTAGTCAAGTTCCTTAGCCCTTCTGCAATGTATAGTGTTTGGTTCGGTTTGGTGCTGTTGTTCGCAGTGCAGACCTATCAAGCATTCAAAGTAAATCGTGAGGTTGTATTAGGCGAGAAAACCTATCCGAATCGCGATCGCTATGAGATTGGACAAGTCTTTGTGTTAGAGCTTGCGTATGCAGTGAGTTTCGGTTCAGAGTTAGCCGTGGTTTCAATGTTGCCAGAGTTCTTTGAACATACCTTCAACCTGAGTCACCAAATTGCAGGTCCGGTTGCTGCAACTTATCCATTGATGAATTTGATTGCTCGTCCTGCGGGTGGCTTGATTTCAGATCGGATTGGTAGCCGCAAATGGACACTCACGGCGATGATTGCGGGAGTCGGAGTTGGGTACATGGTGATGAGCCAGATCCATTCGGGACTGCCTTTACCGATCGCAATTCTGCTAACAATGGGCTGTGCTTTCTTTGTTTTTGGGGGTGCAGGTGCGACTTTCGGAATTGCTCCTCTGATTCAGCGTCGGGTCACTGGACAGATTGCCGGAAATATTGGAGCGTATGGCAGTGTTGGATCAGTCCTTTATGCGACCACTTATAGTCTGTTGCCCCATACGGGTGAGGGAAGTCAGACTTTCTTTCAAGTGTTGGGAATTGCGGGAATTGTGGTTGCCTTTCTGTGTGCATTCTTGCTGAAAGAGCCGAAAGCGACGAAACAAGAAATTGCGGAAGCTGCAATGTTGGCTCACTAA
- a CDS encoding sodium/hydrogen exchanger (similar to AA sequence:cyanobase_aa:LBDG_07580), whose translation MDATLELTLQIVVTVMAGISAQVVAEWLKIPAIVFLLLFGVVLGASGFNWLHPDQLGTGLEVLIALLVAVILFEGGFNLQLRELDRVSGSLRNLVTIGVLVTILGGGIAAHLLSEFPWSIAFLYASLVVVTGPVVINSLLQYVRVDRQVATLLEGEGVLIDPIGAILAVVVLNVVLNGQSNPLNIAIDLIVRLGIGAGIGAIGAGLMGALLRRATFLSDDLKTLVVLAGLWGLFGLAQTIRSEAGLMATVVAGIVLRAFSLPEERLLKRFKGQLTTLAVSVLFILLSADLSIPGLFALGWGGLLTVFVLMLVVRPISVFVCTWKSGLNWRQKIFLSWVAPRGIIAASVASIFAILLTQRGINGGDSIKALVFLTIILTVVLQSVSAQAIANLLKITAEDTTGAVIVGCSPLSLLIARLFRDRGESIALIDTEPDSYPTDENLRVFISSALDTEVLEEAGLASVGTFLAMTNNGEVNLVLAQRAIEEFSPPRVLSVFSSDSASVKIQPAFAPQFNLKTWNQFLADNAVKLGETEFQADNFEVQQARLRTRVESETLLPILLERDHSLQVCPADLTWQVGDRLIYLLYDPKPKLLKVLGGANQTRLTLEKLPEIEEIPEPEMKPEVVQ comes from the coding sequence ATGGATGCCACGCTTGAACTGACTTTGCAGATTGTCGTGACCGTAATGGCGGGAATTAGCGCTCAGGTGGTCGCGGAATGGTTAAAGATTCCTGCGATCGTATTTCTCTTGCTGTTTGGTGTGGTGCTAGGGGCAAGCGGATTCAATTGGCTGCATCCGGATCAATTAGGCACAGGGTTGGAAGTTTTGATCGCGCTATTGGTTGCGGTGATTTTGTTTGAAGGGGGATTTAATTTGCAGTTGCGGGAACTCGATCGAGTGTCCGGTAGCTTGCGAAATTTGGTGACGATTGGGGTTTTAGTAACGATTCTAGGGGGGGGAATTGCGGCGCACCTACTGAGCGAGTTCCCTTGGTCGATCGCGTTTCTGTATGCCTCATTAGTCGTGGTAACGGGTCCGGTTGTGATTAATTCGCTGCTGCAATATGTCAGAGTCGATCGACAAGTGGCAACGCTGCTCGAAGGGGAAGGCGTATTAATTGATCCGATCGGGGCAATTTTAGCGGTCGTTGTTTTGAATGTGGTGCTGAATGGACAATCGAACCCGTTGAATATTGCGATCGACTTAATCGTGCGGTTGGGAATTGGGGCGGGAATTGGCGCGATCGGGGCGGGATTAATGGGCGCTTTGCTCAGACGAGCGACATTCTTATCGGACGATCTCAAAACCTTAGTGGTCTTGGCGGGATTGTGGGGCTTGTTCGGATTGGCTCAAACCATCCGTAGTGAAGCGGGATTGATGGCGACAGTGGTGGCAGGAATTGTTTTGAGAGCATTTTCGCTACCAGAAGAACGATTGTTAAAGCGATTTAAGGGACAGTTAACAACGCTTGCGGTTTCAGTTCTGTTTATCTTGCTATCTGCTGATTTATCAATTCCTGGACTTTTTGCTTTAGGTTGGGGTGGATTATTGACTGTATTCGTATTGATGCTCGTTGTTCGTCCCATTAGCGTTTTCGTTTGTACTTGGAAAAGTGGTCTGAATTGGCGACAAAAAATCTTTCTCAGTTGGGTTGCTCCCCGCGGAATTATTGCAGCTTCGGTCGCATCGATTTTCGCGATTCTATTGACGCAACGAGGCATTAACGGGGGTGATTCGATTAAGGCGTTAGTATTTTTAACGATCATATTGACGGTTGTATTGCAATCCGTGAGTGCTCAAGCGATCGCGAATTTATTAAAAATCACCGCAGAAGATACAACCGGAGCCGTAATCGTTGGCTGTAGTCCCTTAAGTTTATTAATTGCTCGATTGTTTCGCGATCGTGGAGAATCGATCGCCCTAATCGATACTGAACCCGATTCCTATCCAACTGATGAAAACCTCAGAGTCTTCATTAGCAGCGCTTTAGACACCGAAGTATTAGAAGAAGCGGGATTGGCATCCGTCGGAACGTTTCTCGCGATGACGAACAATGGAGAAGTGAACTTAGTGTTGGCGCAAAGAGCGATCGAAGAATTTTCCCCACCGCGTGTTCTCTCCGTTTTTTCGTCGGATTCTGCTTCGGTCAAAATTCAGCCTGCATTCGCGCCCCAATTTAACTTAAAAACTTGGAATCAGTTTCTAGCCGATAACGCCGTTAAGCTCGGTGAGACTGAGTTTCAAGCGGATAATTTTGAAGTTCAGCAAGCCCGATTACGAACAAGGGTGGAATCGGAAACATTGTTACCCATATTGCTAGAACGCGATCACAGCTTGCAAGTCTGTCCAGCGGATTTAACTTGGCAAGTCGGCGATCGATTAATTTACTTGCTGTATGATCCGAAACCCAAATTGCTCAAAGTTCTAGGAGGTGCGAATCAGACGCGATTGACCCTCGAAAAACTACCTGAGATTGAAGAAATTCCAGAACCAGAGATGAAGCCCGAAGTCGTTCAATAA
- a CDS encoding S-layer domain-containing protein (similar to AA sequence:cyanobase_aa:LBDG_30620) translates to MRQLNWLFIGLSVSAIVASPVWAQDSNSMDQVTSVSELTDVRPTDWAFQAVQSLVERYGVLTGYPDRTFRGNRPLTRNEFAATIATVIGRIEEQLLAGNAGSTITDDVQTIRRLINAYGGALSQLRSRVDNIESRIATQERQQFSTTTKLNGQVYYVVTNGTNSDTTVISRVRLNLLTSFQGEDRLVTQLEAGNNGEDAIARAQNDRQNLLGTTGILADGGGLDPVGASRDLKIRKLYYAFRPTENLEIAVGSNLPPSDFIDRNSFANQTGDNFGSSFFANNPLIVQNEIDRFGGAGAAIAWSLDRGLTLRALYAAADSSNPNAGLFRDRYQASVEAEYAVPTAPIKVQLQYTNAEINGTQINAAGISAEWAIQQRFGVFGIFGRLGIGNYQGFNPLLQQDLDLNPKTWALGVTFQNFLIPGSRAGVAVGQPFITRRLGNETQTNFEAFFGLLLNDRLNISPSVTIVSNPNNRTSPTIVEWSLRVLYGF, encoded by the coding sequence GTGAGACAATTAAATTGGTTGTTCATCGGCTTGAGTGTAAGCGCGATCGTTGCTTCTCCAGTCTGGGCACAAGACTCTAATTCAATGGATCAAGTGACTTCGGTTTCTGAACTCACCGATGTGCGTCCTACCGATTGGGCATTTCAAGCTGTACAGTCTCTTGTCGAACGCTATGGGGTACTGACGGGCTATCCAGATCGCACATTTCGCGGCAATCGTCCGTTAACCCGAAATGAATTTGCAGCGACGATCGCAACCGTGATCGGCAGGATCGAAGAACAATTGCTCGCGGGCAATGCAGGCTCAACGATTACAGACGATGTGCAAACGATTCGACGATTGATCAATGCGTATGGTGGAGCATTATCTCAACTGCGATCGCGGGTTGATAATATCGAAAGCCGCATTGCCACTCAAGAACGTCAACAGTTCTCAACCACCACAAAGCTCAATGGTCAGGTCTATTACGTGGTTACAAATGGCACAAATTCAGACACGACCGTGATTTCTCGTGTGCGATTGAATTTACTGACCAGTTTCCAAGGCGAAGATCGCTTGGTCACTCAGCTTGAAGCAGGAAATAATGGCGAAGATGCGATCGCACGAGCACAGAACGATCGACAAAATTTGCTCGGAACCACTGGAATTCTCGCGGATGGCGGCGGACTCGATCCGGTTGGAGCCAGTCGAGATTTGAAAATTCGTAAGCTGTATTATGCGTTTCGTCCAACTGAAAATTTAGAAATTGCAGTCGGATCGAATTTGCCGCCGAGTGATTTTATCGATCGTAATTCTTTCGCCAATCAAACCGGAGACAATTTTGGGTCGAGCTTTTTCGCAAATAATCCGCTGATTGTACAAAATGAAATCGATCGGTTCGGGGGAGCCGGAGCTGCTATCGCTTGGTCCCTCGATCGCGGTCTGACTTTAAGAGCGCTCTATGCGGCGGCAGATTCCTCGAATCCAAATGCAGGATTATTTCGCGATCGCTATCAAGCCAGTGTCGAAGCTGAATATGCCGTCCCGACTGCACCCATTAAAGTTCAACTGCAATATACGAATGCTGAGATCAATGGCACTCAAATCAATGCTGCGGGCATCAGTGCAGAATGGGCGATCCAACAACGATTTGGTGTCTTTGGAATCTTTGGACGATTGGGAATTGGCAACTATCAAGGATTTAATCCGCTCTTGCAGCAAGACCTCGATCTCAATCCGAAAACTTGGGCATTGGGAGTCACCTTTCAGAATTTTCTCATTCCAGGATCGAGAGCGGGAGTTGCCGTTGGACAGCCCTTTATTACCAGACGCTTGGGCAATGAAACTCAGACGAATTTCGAGGCATTTTTTGGATTGTTGCTGAACGATCGCTTAAATATTAGTCCCTCGGTCACGATCGTCTCAAATCCGAATAATCGGACAAGTCCTACGATCGTGGAATGGTCGTTGCGAGTTTTATATGGATTCTAA
- a CDS encoding 1A family penicillin-binding protein (similar to AA sequence:cyanobase_aa:LBDG_08100) → MSSNTLRQKQQRQPETTVEFIQSVGKVTGGTLLAITMLSSSVIAGGLVGLAISFRNLPDVRSLRGYKPSETTHIYDMKGKQLASIHGEANREVVPLNSISPHLKRAVIAIEDSYFYSHQGVNGGAIARATVANFTTGRTVEGGSTLTMQLVKNLFLSPERAISRKIAEAVLSLRVEQIFKKDQILEMYLNQIYWGHNNYGAQTAARSYFNKDAANLTLAESAMMAGLIQSPEALSPFVNMKAAKARQADVLNRMRELGWITAQEEAAARKQPIKLGKITSFQTSQMPYVSDAVVKELTQKFGRDAVLKGGMRIQTTIDSRMQRIAEDTARRWIGTLNAQGVYADQMSIVSVDPRTQFVKAMVGGVDAKKSQFNRATQALRQPGSAFKPFVYYAAFASGRYAPDSTILDAPVSYPDGYEMYSPQNYDRSFGGAMTLRRALETSRNIPAIKLGQEVGLNKVVEICRSIGIKSPIDPVISLPLGSVDLTPLEMAAGYAAFANNGWYSDTTLIAQVTDSSGNVILDNTPKPRLVLDSWASAALNDAMQGVITRGTATAAQIGRPAAGKTGTTSSERDIWFVGYVPQLSTAVWVGNDDYTPLGQGATGGTFVAPIWRDFMSQALQDTPVERFRPASDFDRP, encoded by the coding sequence GTGTCGTCGAATACCCTTAGACAAAAGCAGCAGAGACAACCCGAAACCACTGTGGAATTTATCCAGTCAGTGGGCAAAGTCACAGGTGGAACCCTTCTCGCGATTACGATGCTGTCGAGTTCTGTGATTGCAGGTGGACTGGTTGGACTGGCGATTAGTTTTCGGAATTTACCCGATGTGCGATCGCTTAGAGGCTACAAGCCGAGCGAAACCACTCACATCTACGACATGAAGGGCAAACAACTCGCCAGTATTCACGGAGAAGCCAACCGCGAAGTCGTTCCGCTCAACAGCATTTCTCCCCATCTCAAACGAGCGGTGATTGCGATCGAGGATAGCTATTTCTACTCGCACCAAGGCGTAAACGGAGGCGCGATCGCACGGGCAACGGTCGCCAACTTCACCACGGGACGAACGGTGGAAGGGGGATCAACCCTGACGATGCAGTTAGTGAAAAACTTGTTCTTGTCGCCCGAACGTGCCATCAGTCGAAAAATTGCGGAAGCGGTTCTTTCTCTTCGAGTTGAACAAATTTTCAAGAAAGACCAAATCTTGGAAATGTACCTCAACCAGATTTACTGGGGACACAACAACTACGGCGCACAAACCGCTGCTCGCAGCTATTTCAACAAAGACGCGGCAAATCTAACCCTGGCTGAATCTGCGATGATGGCAGGCTTGATTCAATCGCCAGAAGCGCTTAGCCCGTTTGTGAACATGAAAGCAGCAAAGGCGCGTCAAGCTGATGTACTCAATCGGATGCGCGAATTGGGATGGATTACGGCGCAAGAAGAAGCGGCAGCACGAAAACAACCGATCAAGCTTGGCAAAATTACCTCTTTCCAAACGAGCCAAATGCCGTATGTCAGTGATGCGGTCGTTAAAGAACTGACCCAGAAATTCGGACGGGATGCGGTTCTCAAGGGCGGAATGCGAATTCAAACGACGATCGATTCAAGAATGCAGCGAATCGCAGAAGATACGGCACGTCGCTGGATCGGAACGCTGAATGCTCAAGGGGTCTATGCGGATCAAATGTCGATCGTCTCGGTTGATCCCCGGACTCAATTTGTGAAGGCAATGGTGGGCGGGGTCGATGCGAAAAAGAGCCAGTTTAACCGGGCGACTCAAGCACTGAGACAACCAGGATCGGCTTTCAAACCGTTTGTCTATTATGCGGCGTTTGCTTCCGGTCGATATGCCCCGGATTCGACGATTCTGGATGCGCCTGTGAGTTATCCGGATGGCTATGAAATGTATTCTCCCCAGAACTACGATCGAAGTTTTGGGGGTGCGATGACACTCAGACGTGCTCTGGAGACTTCACGGAATATTCCAGCGATCAAATTGGGTCAAGAAGTTGGCTTGAATAAAGTCGTCGAAATCTGTCGCAGTATTGGAATTAAAAGCCCGATCGATCCGGTGATTTCGCTGCCACTGGGTTCGGTTGATCTGACTCCATTAGAAATGGCAGCAGGTTACGCTGCTTTCGCGAATAACGGCTGGTACTCGGATACGACTCTGATCGCGCAAGTGACCGACAGCAGCGGCAATGTCATTCTGGATAATACGCCCAAACCAAGATTGGTGCTGGATTCTTGGGCATCTGCGGCGCTGAATGATGCGATGCAGGGCGTGATTACTCGCGGTACGGCAACAGCGGCTCAAATCGGTCGTCCTGCGGCGGGTAAAACGGGAACGACTTCTTCAGAGCGTGATATTTGGTTTGTGGGCTATGTGCCTCAGCTTTCGACGGCGGTGTGGGTCGGAAACGATGACTATACGCCGCTCGGACAGGGCGCAACGGGTGGAACATTTGTGGCTCCAATCTGGCGCGATTTCATGTCCCAGGCGTTGCAGGATACCCCGGTTGAACGATTCCGTCCGGCATCGGATTTCGATCGACCGTAG
- a CDS encoding orotidine 5'-phosphate decarboxylase (similar to AA sequence:cyanobase_aa:LBDG_08120): MNDRIIVPLDVSSEEAAIALVDRLPQVTFWKVGLELFVSSGSNILKILKEREKRIFLDLKFHDIPNTVAGACGAAARFGADLITIHATAGKTALEQAQRAIISNTPEGATPSQLIAITVLTSLSARSLAFELKIPLELPEYALEMALLAKESGLSGAVCSPHEVAQLRQVCGDEFVLVCPGVRPTWAAAGDQQRIMTPKQAIQAGASYLVIGRPITAADDPVAAFDRICEELA; encoded by the coding sequence ATGAACGATCGCATTATTGTCCCGCTCGATGTTTCGTCAGAAGAAGCCGCGATCGCACTGGTCGATCGACTTCCTCAAGTCACCTTCTGGAAAGTCGGTTTAGAACTCTTTGTTAGCAGCGGCTCGAATATTCTGAAGATTCTAAAAGAGCGTGAAAAACGGATTTTTCTAGATCTGAAATTCCACGATATTCCCAACACAGTCGCGGGAGCTTGTGGAGCAGCAGCACGATTTGGAGCCGATTTAATTACGATTCATGCGACAGCGGGTAAGACCGCGTTAGAACAGGCACAGAGAGCGATCATTTCAAATACGCCTGAAGGGGCTACACCTTCTCAATTAATTGCAATTACGGTATTAACCAGTTTATCGGCTCGATCGCTGGCGTTTGAGTTGAAAATTCCGTTGGAACTGCCAGAATATGCGCTGGAAATGGCGTTATTGGCAAAAGAAAGCGGGCTATCCGGTGCAGTTTGTTCACCGCATGAAGTGGCTCAATTACGGCAAGTTTGCGGCGATGAATTTGTTTTAGTCTGTCCGGGAGTGCGTCCAACCTGGGCGGCAGCGGGAGATCAACAGCGGATTATGACACCGAAACAGGCAATTCAGGCGGGAGCATCCTATTTAGTGATTGGGCGACCGATTACGGCAGCAGATGATCCGGTAGCGGCGTTCGATCGAATTTGTGAGGAATTGGCGTAG
- a CDS encoding hypothetical protein (hypothetical protein CWATWH0003_3702;~similar to AA sequence:cyanobase_aa:LBDG_08090), protein MGFFDSEIVQEEAKKLFQDYQSLIQLGSSYGKFDREGKLMYIEQMEAIMDRYKVFMKRFELSEDFSAQMMVEQLKTQLGQAGMTPQQMFDQMTQTLERMKSQIDK, encoded by the coding sequence ATGGGATTTTTTGACTCCGAAATTGTTCAAGAAGAAGCGAAAAAACTGTTTCAGGACTATCAATCGCTGATTCAGTTAGGTAGCAGTTATGGAAAGTTCGATCGTGAAGGCAAGCTGATGTACATCGAACAGATGGAAGCCATCATGGATCGCTACAAGGTATTTATGAAGCGGTTTGAGCTTTCTGAGGATTTCTCGGCTCAAATGATGGTTGAGCAGCTTAAAACTCAGCTAGGACAGGCGGGAATGACTCCGCAACAGATGTTCGATCAAATGACTCAAACGCTGGAACGAATGAAGTCGCAAATTGATAAATAG
- a CDS encoding tyrosyl-tRNA synthetase (similar to AA sequence:cyanobase_aa:LBDG_08110), translating to MSHSLDWLFRGTTEIFPDQPDSNQPTENLRVRLEKSDKPLRIKFGIDPTGTDIHLGHSTIYRKLRQFQDAGHTAVLLIGDFTARIGDPTGKSEVRKQLTEEDVKTNAATYLKQLRPILDFETPGRLEIRYNSEWLSKLDLSQILGLLATMTVGQMLAKEGFAERYKKENPIYLHEFLYPLMQGYDSVALEADVELGGTDQKFNLAVGRDLQRHFGQTPQFGLLMPILPGLDGVQKMSKSLGNYVGLSEDPLSMYSKLEKVPDSAIEQYFELLTDLPLNQLPEKPRDRQKLLALDVVSQYHGNDRALEAQNAALSLVQGAGSQSDSVPEFSLSGVQFPAKLFYLVAAAGLCKSSSEARRQIQGGAVKLDGEKMSTPDLIFESPEALTGKVLQLGKNKFARFVP from the coding sequence ATGTCTCACTCTCTTGACTGGTTGTTTCGGGGCACGACGGAGATTTTCCCAGATCAACCGGATTCAAACCAACCGACGGAAAATTTACGGGTTCGCCTGGAAAAGAGCGATAAACCGCTGCGAATTAAGTTTGGAATTGATCCAACCGGGACGGACATTCATTTGGGTCATAGTACGATTTACCGGAAGTTGCGACAATTTCAGGATGCGGGACATACAGCAGTGCTTTTGATTGGTGATTTTACCGCGAGAATTGGTGATCCGACTGGAAAATCAGAGGTTCGTAAGCAGTTGACCGAGGAGGACGTGAAAACGAATGCAGCAACGTATTTGAAACAGTTGCGCCCGATTCTGGATTTTGAGACTCCTGGACGCTTAGAGATTCGCTATAACTCGGAATGGCTGTCGAAGCTGGATTTGAGCCAAATTTTAGGGTTGCTGGCGACGATGACCGTGGGACAAATGCTGGCGAAAGAAGGATTTGCGGAGCGTTATAAAAAAGAGAATCCGATTTACCTGCATGAATTTTTATACCCGTTGATGCAGGGTTACGATTCGGTGGCACTCGAAGCCGATGTCGAATTAGGCGGAACGGATCAGAAGTTTAATTTGGCAGTTGGACGTGATTTACAGCGGCATTTTGGACAGACTCCGCAATTTGGGCTACTGATGCCAATTTTGCCAGGGTTGGATGGCGTTCAGAAAATGTCGAAATCGTTGGGCAATTACGTGGGATTGTCTGAAGATCCGCTGAGTATGTACTCGAAGCTAGAGAAAGTTCCAGATAGCGCGATCGAACAATATTTCGAGCTTTTAACCGATTTACCGCTAAATCAACTGCCTGAAAAGCCCCGCGATCGCCAAAAACTTCTAGCGCTCGATGTCGTTTCTCAATATCACGGCAACGATCGCGCTCTTGAAGCCCAAAATGCTGCTCTAAGTCTGGTTCAAGGTGCTGGATCGCAAAGTGATTCAGTTCCAGAATTCTCGCTGTCTGGAGTACAGTTTCCAGCCAAATTGTTCTACCTCGTAGCGGCTGCGGGCTTGTGTAAATCCAGTTCTGAGGCGCGAAGACAGATCCAAGGTGGCGCAGTCAAACTTGATGGCGAAAAGATGAGCACTCCTGATTTAATCTTTGAATCGCCAGAAGCTTTGACCGGAAAAGTTTTGCAACTTGGTAAAAATAAATTTGCCCGATTTGTGCCATGA